TGGTGAGTGAACTGGGCCGTATCGGCACATCCACCCAATATCTCTTTACTTTGGGGCTAACGATCTGTGCGCTGCTCAGCGTGGCCTTCATCCTGGCATTGCACCGCAGGGCCAGGGCGATGGGCATCAGCTCCTTCCCTGTGCTGATCTTGCTGCCAGCCTTCAGCTTTCCGATCCTGGGTGCGGCCCTCTTCCCACTCCCCCTGCCCCTGCATGGCATCCTGGGCTCACCGGCGATGCTGCTCACAGCCTCGCCCCTGCTGGCCCTCATCCTCTGGGGAAGAAAATTCGGCACCCGCTTCCTGATCATCACCAGCGCCATCCTGCTCATCACCGCCCTGGGATACCTGGTATTCACACCCACCCTCGACGCATACCCCGGCCTCAAACAACGCTTCGCCCATACCGGATGGACGTTGTGGTTCGTTTACCTGGGGTGGTTGTTTAACAAAGGTTAGGAGTTTGGAGTTAATCCAACTTCTCAACTCCTCAACTTCTAAACTCCTAAACTAATTTAATGGGTGTCG
The genomic region above belongs to Bacteroides sp. and contains:
- a CDS encoding DUF998 domain-containing protein, whose amino-acid sequence is MNPKPLTPNPLLRLGFIIPLIFWLTLFIGGWMREDYHHLTSLVSELGRIGTSTQYLFTLGLTICALLSVAFILALHRRARAMGISSFPVLILLPAFSFPILGAALFPLPLPLHGILGSPAMLLTASPLLALILWGRKFGTRFLIITSAILLITALGYLVFTPTLDAYPGLKQRFAHTGWTLWFVYLGWLFNKG